Proteins encoded in a region of the Deinococcus aestuarii genome:
- the secE gene encoding preprotein translocase subunit SecE — MKLIQYLRDSRAELARVTWPTRQGVIEGTQAVLIFVVALTLIVFAMDSLFGALVRAVLP, encoded by the coding sequence ATGAAACTGATTCAGTACTTGCGGGACTCCCGCGCGGAACTGGCGCGTGTGACGTGGCCTACGCGGCAGGGCGTCATCGAGGGCACGCAGGCCGTCTTGATCTTCGTGGTCGCCCTGACCCTGATCGTGTTCGCGATGGACTCCCTTTTCGGCGCGCTCGTGCGGGCGGTGCTGCCGTGA
- the rplA gene encoding 50S ribosomal protein L1, with amino-acid sequence MPKHGKRYRALVDRVDRSKQYTIDEAATLVRELATAKFDETVEVHFRLGIDPRKSDQNVRGTVSLPHGTGRSVRVAVITRGDNVAAAEAAGADVVGAEDLIERIANGFLDFDAVVATPDVMALVGQRLARLLGPRGLLPNPKSGTVGTDVAGMVRGLKAGRIEFRNDKTGVVHAPIGKASFESGNLSANYTALLNALEAAKPGAAKGVYLRSAHLTTTMGPSIPLTLGAQA; translated from the coding sequence ATGCCTAAGCACGGCAAGCGTTACCGCGCCCTGGTAGACCGGGTGGACCGCTCCAAGCAGTACACCATCGACGAGGCCGCCACGCTCGTCAGGGAACTCGCCACCGCGAAGTTCGACGAGACGGTGGAAGTGCACTTCCGCCTGGGGATCGACCCCCGCAAGAGTGATCAGAACGTGCGCGGCACGGTGTCCCTGCCCCACGGCACGGGCCGCAGCGTGCGCGTCGCGGTGATCACCCGGGGCGATAACGTGGCCGCTGCGGAGGCCGCCGGAGCGGACGTGGTGGGCGCCGAGGACCTGATCGAGCGCATTGCGAACGGCTTTCTCGACTTTGACGCCGTGGTGGCGACGCCCGACGTGATGGCCCTCGTCGGCCAGCGCCTCGCCCGTCTCCTTGGGCCGCGCGGCCTGCTGCCCAACCCCAAGAGCGGGACGGTCGGCACGGACGTGGCGGGAATGGTACGCGGGCTCAAGGCGGGCCGCATCGAGTTTCGCAACGACAAGACGGGCGTGGTGCACGCGCCCATCGGGAAGGCGAGCTTCGAATCGGGCAACCTCAGCGCGAACTATACGGCCCTGCTGAATGCCCTGGAGGCCGCCAAGCCCGGCGCCGCCAAGGGCGTGTACCTCCGCAGCGCGCACCTGACGACCACGATGGGGCCGAGCATTCCCCTGACGCTGGGTGCGC
- the nusG gene encoding transcription termination/antitermination protein NusG, translating into MSIEWYAVHTYVGQEDRVEQHLMERARKLGMLHSKIFQVLQPKEKAMELQEGGKKVEVERKLFPGYVFVQMDVEDDDSPGELGESWEVVRGTNGVTGFVGTATRPVPLSPDEVQRLLASVGVAAQPQEEAPRVKVNLKPGDMVRVTGGPFADFSGVISEVNAPQAKVKVLVSIFGRETPVELDFAQVAK; encoded by the coding sequence GTGAGCATCGAGTGGTACGCGGTGCACACCTACGTCGGTCAGGAAGACCGCGTGGAGCAGCACCTGATGGAGCGCGCCCGGAAGCTCGGGATGCTCCACTCCAAGATTTTCCAGGTTCTCCAGCCCAAGGAAAAGGCGATGGAGTTGCAGGAGGGCGGCAAGAAGGTCGAGGTCGAGCGCAAGCTCTTCCCGGGCTACGTCTTCGTGCAGATGGACGTGGAAGACGACGATTCCCCGGGGGAACTCGGTGAGTCGTGGGAGGTCGTGCGCGGGACGAACGGCGTCACCGGTTTTGTCGGCACGGCAACCCGGCCGGTGCCCCTCTCGCCCGACGAGGTGCAGCGCCTGCTCGCCTCGGTGGGCGTGGCGGCGCAGCCCCAGGAGGAAGCGCCCCGCGTCAAGGTCAACCTCAAGCCGGGCGACATGGTTCGCGTGACGGGTGGACCTTTCGCCGATTTCAGCGGCGTGATCAGCGAGGTCAACGCCCCGCAGGCGAAGGTCAAGGTGCTCGTGAGCATCTTCGGCCGCGAGACGCCCGTCGAACTCGACTTCGCGCAGGTCGCCAAGTAG
- the rplK gene encoding 50S ribosomal protein L11 — MAKKVTGIVKLQLPAGKATPAPPVGPALGQYGANIMGFTKEFNAATADKGDAIIPVEITIYADRSFTFITKTPPMSYLIRKAAGLQKGSATPNKAKVGKLNWDQVMEIARTKMPDLNAGSVEAAANTVAGTARSMGVTIEGAPHA, encoded by the coding sequence ATGGCAAAGAAAGTGACCGGGATCGTGAAGCTTCAGCTTCCGGCCGGAAAGGCGACGCCCGCCCCGCCCGTGGGGCCCGCGCTCGGCCAGTACGGCGCGAACATCATGGGGTTCACGAAGGAGTTCAACGCGGCGACCGCCGACAAGGGTGACGCGATCATCCCCGTGGAGATCACCATCTACGCAGACCGCTCCTTTACCTTCATCACCAAGACGCCGCCCATGAGCTACCTGATCCGCAAGGCGGCGGGGCTCCAGAAGGGCAGCGCCACCCCCAACAAGGCCAAGGTCGGCAAGCTGAACTGGGATCAGGTCATGGAGATCGCCCGCACCAAGATGCCTGACCTGAACGCCGGGAGCGTCGAGGCCGCCGCGAACACCGTGGCCGGTACCGCCCGCAGCATGGGCGTGACCATCGAGGGGGCCCCCCATGCCTAA
- the rpmG gene encoding 50S ribosomal protein L33 codes for MAKDGPRIIVKMESTAGTGFYYTTTKNRRNTQAKMELRKYDPVAKKHVVFKEKKV; via the coding sequence ATGGCGAAAGACGGACCTCGCATCATCGTGAAGATGGAAAGCACCGCTGGCACGGGCTTTTATTACACGACCACCAAGAACCGCCGCAACACGCAGGCCAAGATGGAACTGCGCAAGTACGACCCCGTGGCGAAAAAGCATGTCGTGTTCAAGGAGAAGAAGGTCTGA